A region from the Microcoleus sp. AS-A8 genome encodes:
- a CDS encoding esterase-like activity of phytase family protein: MATEDIRFATFNASLNRNSQGQLISDLSTPNNTQARNVAEIIQRNNPDVLLINEFDYYPNGTAAKLFQENYLWVSQNGANPVDYPYFYVAPSNTGIASGFDLNNNGTVVTTPGAPGYGDDALGFGNFPGQYGMVLYSKYPIDTENIRTFQEFLWKDMPGALLPDNPDTPEPNDWYSPEELEAFRLSSKSHWDVPVEVNGETIHVLVSHPTPPTFDGPEDRNGRRNHDEIRFWDDYITPGEGSYIYDDQGNYGGLTPESRFVIMGDQNADPNDGDSVDNAIRQLLDNPLVNTSVTPNSEGGTEQAALQGGANVTHITDPAFDTADFADGAPGNLRVDYVLPSKNLDITDSAVFWPESDDPLFPLVGTFDPTLPGGFPSSDHRLVRADIAVEPSTPDFNRQTVNGVEFIGEVTFPTGYTFEGTQVGGLSGITYDRFNNVFYSISDDRSQFNPARFYTLSIDLSDGSLDKGDVKFKDVTTLSDENGNPFPQFSLDPEGIAFSERGTLFISSEGERTTTRLINPFINEFSLQGKHFDELSVPDKFEPAGTGADDPGIRNNLAFESLTITPNQRYLFTATENALVQDGPAATLTNGSPSRILQYDLQTGQEVGEFLYVTDPVADAPNPSGGFNTNGLVELLALDNNGTFLTLERSFSTGVGNSVKLYETSILGATDISNLDSVNGVDVDAPARKRLLLDFGELGITLDNLEGLALGPTLPDGRQSLIVVADNNFSDTQFTQILNFAIDLNTIPSAEPIVGGDGSDTLFGENGNDTIQGRGGNDLICGGEGLNTLLGDGGDDLIYGGSQADTIVGGTGNDTIYTSQGNNTVYGGAGNDIIYSGSGSDCAKHTDRADRIDAGKGNDIIWLGGGQDVVILARGNGVDTINNFQLGQTQIGLSGGLRFEDLAIFQDDSATLIRAGSELLASLSWVQASHINADSFVTV; encoded by the coding sequence ATGGCAACAGAAGATATCCGCTTTGCCACATTCAATGCGTCGTTAAATCGCAACAGCCAAGGTCAACTGATTTCAGACCTCTCGACTCCCAATAACACTCAAGCAAGGAACGTTGCAGAAATTATTCAGCGAAATAATCCCGACGTTCTGCTCATCAATGAGTTTGACTACTACCCTAACGGAACAGCAGCGAAACTTTTTCAGGAGAACTATCTCTGGGTAAGTCAGAACGGCGCGAACCCTGTTGATTATCCTTACTTCTACGTTGCTCCCTCCAATACAGGAATTGCATCGGGATTTGACTTGAACAACAATGGCACAGTTGTAACTACGCCTGGTGCGCCTGGATATGGGGATGATGCCTTGGGGTTTGGCAACTTTCCCGGTCAATATGGGATGGTACTCTACTCCAAGTATCCAATCGATACCGAGAATATTCGCACCTTTCAAGAATTTCTTTGGAAGGACATGCCCGGTGCTTTACTGCCCGATAATCCCGATACGCCCGAACCAAACGACTGGTACTCCCCTGAAGAACTTGAAGCCTTTCGCCTTTCCTCCAAAAGTCACTGGGATGTCCCTGTTGAGGTTAATGGTGAAACCATACACGTTCTTGTTAGCCACCCGACACCGCCGACATTCGATGGACCTGAAGACCGCAACGGCAGGCGCAACCATGACGAGATTCGCTTCTGGGACGACTATATTACTCCCGGTGAAGGCAGCTACATCTACGATGATCAAGGCAACTACGGTGGACTGACTCCTGAGTCGCGCTTTGTGATCATGGGCGACCAGAATGCCGATCCCAATGATGGAGACAGCGTTGATAACGCCATCCGCCAACTGCTTGACAATCCACTAGTCAACACTAGCGTCACTCCAAATAGTGAGGGCGGTACCGAACAGGCAGCATTGCAGGGAGGTGCCAATGTCACTCATATCACCGACCCAGCCTTTGATACGGCAGACTTTGCCGATGGTGCCCCTGGAAATCTGCGCGTCGATTATGTGCTGCCCTCAAAAAACCTAGATATTACCGACTCGGCAGTGTTCTGGCCCGAAAGTGATGACCCCCTGTTCCCTCTAGTCGGCACGTTCGACCCCACTCTCCCTGGTGGTTTCCCCAGTTCCGACCATCGCTTAGTGCGGGCAGATATCGCGGTTGAACCTTCTACCCCTGATTTCAACCGTCAAACCGTTAATGGTGTGGAATTTATTGGAGAAGTTACCTTCCCGACCGGGTATACCTTTGAGGGGACTCAAGTGGGCGGTTTATCGGGCATTACTTACGATCGCTTCAATAATGTCTTTTACAGCATTTCCGATGACCGCAGCCAGTTTAATCCAGCGCGGTTCTACACCCTCAGCATTGATCTAAGTGACGGTTCCTTAGACAAGGGGGATGTTAAGTTTAAAGATGTGACCACTCTCAGCGATGAGAACGGCAATCCTTTTCCACAGTTCAGTCTCGACCCAGAAGGCATTGCCTTTTCTGAACGAGGAACCTTGTTTATCTCCTCTGAAGGAGAGCGAACTACCACTCGGTTAATCAACCCCTTCATTAACGAGTTCTCGCTTCAAGGAAAGCACTTCGACGAGTTGTCCGTGCCGGATAAGTTTGAACCCGCAGGAACAGGCGCGGATGACCCCGGTATCCGCAACAATCTAGCGTTCGAGAGTTTGACGATTACCCCCAATCAACGCTACCTATTTACCGCGACAGAGAACGCTCTCGTTCAGGATGGGCCAGCGGCGACACTCACTAACGGTAGTCCGTCCCGGATTTTGCAGTATGATTTGCAAACCGGACAAGAGGTTGGGGAATTTTTGTACGTTACCGACCCCGTTGCAGATGCGCCCAATCCATCTGGTGGCTTTAATACTAACGGTTTGGTTGAGTTACTGGCTCTCGATAATAATGGCACATTCCTCACTCTGGAGCGCTCATTCTCCACTGGCGTCGGTAACAGTGTTAAGTTGTACGAGACGAGCATCCTGGGAGCAACGGATATTAGCAACCTGGATAGCGTAAACGGCGTCGATGTTGATGCCCCTGCCCGGAAACGCTTGCTGCTTGACTTCGGGGAATTGGGGATAACTCTGGATAATCTAGAAGGTCTTGCCCTTGGCCCAACACTGCCAGATGGGAGGCAGTCGTTGATTGTTGTGGCTGATAACAATTTTTCAGATACTCAATTTACCCAAATCTTAAACTTTGCGATCGATCTCAATACCATCCCTAGTGCCGAACCCATCGTTGGTGGCGATGGAAGCGATACCTTATTTGGAGAGAACGGTAACGACACAATTCAAGGTCGTGGTGGCAACGACCTAATCTGCGGAGGCGAGGGACTCAACACGCTCTTGGGTGACGGTGGCGACGATCTAATTTACGGCGGTTCGCAAGCCGATACCATCGTTGGTGGAACGGGTAATGACACCATCTACACCAGCCAAGGCAATAATACCGTGTATGGCGGTGCTGGGAATGACATCATTTATTCGGGTTCTGGCAGCGATTGCGCGAAGCACACCGACAGAGCTGATCGCATTGATGCTGGTAAGGGTAACGATATCATCTGGCTTGGTGGCGGTCAGGATGTTGTCATTCTGGCAAGAGGTAATGGTGTCGATACCATCAACAACTTCCAGTTGGGTCAAACTCAAATTGGTCTATCGGGTGGCTTAAGATTTGAGGACTTGGCGATTTTTCAAGATGACAGTGCTACCCTAATTCGTGCAGGCAGTGAACTGTTGGCCTCGTTGAGTTGGGTACAAGCCAGCCATATCAATGCTGATTCCTTCGTAACTGTTTAG